The following are encoded together in the Clostridium sp. BJN0013 genome:
- a CDS encoding DUF2800 domain-containing protein → MGNHAILSASSSHRWLHCLPSARLELEFEDTSGTAAEEGTAAHALSEHKLKKALHIRSKRPISEYDSDEMEECTDAYVDFVMEQVGLAKQSCNDPIILIEKRLDFSCYVPDGFGTGDCLIISDDRLHIIDFKYGMGVLVDAVDNPQMKLYALGALEIYDSLYDISEVSMTIFQPRRENVSTWTVPVEELKCWAEEELKPKAVKAYNGEGEYIPGEWCTFCKAAVRCRARAEEKLKLAQTEFKMPPLLTDNEIEEILFILPDLTKWANEITAYATDAAVNHGKEWNGFKVVEGRSVRKYKDEDAIAEKAVASGFKDIYRKSLIPMTEMQKLMGKAKFEEILGDLIYKPPGKPTLVPNSDKRPAMNVADAKNEFNEIMED, encoded by the coding sequence ATGGGTAATCATGCAATATTATCTGCATCATCTTCACACAGATGGCTTCATTGTTTACCGTCAGCAAGGCTTGAACTTGAGTTTGAAGATACAAGCGGCACTGCGGCAGAAGAAGGAACAGCGGCACACGCACTCTCGGAACACAAACTGAAAAAAGCACTCCATATAAGGAGCAAGCGTCCTATATCAGAGTATGACTCAGATGAGATGGAAGAATGTACGGATGCCTATGTTGATTTTGTTATGGAACAGGTGGGGCTTGCAAAACAGTCCTGCAATGATCCTATCATTCTTATCGAAAAGCGTCTTGATTTTTCCTGCTATGTGCCGGACGGCTTTGGTACTGGAGATTGTTTAATCATTTCAGATGACAGACTTCACATCATAGATTTCAAATATGGCATGGGTGTGCTTGTTGATGCGGTGGACAATCCACAGATGAAACTGTATGCCTTGGGTGCCCTTGAAATCTATGACAGCCTTTATGATATCAGCGAAGTATCGATGACGATTTTCCAACCAAGAAGAGAAAATGTCAGCACATGGACTGTACCGGTAGAGGAACTTAAATGCTGGGCAGAAGAGGAACTTAAACCAAAGGCTGTAAAAGCCTATAACGGCGAGGGTGAATATATACCGGGTGAATGGTGTACTTTCTGCAAGGCTGCAGTCAGATGCCGTGCAAGAGCCGAAGAAAAATTAAAACTCGCACAGACAGAGTTTAAGATGCCACCGTTACTTACTGACAATGAGATAGAAGAGATTTTATTCATTCTTCCCGACCTTACTAAATGGGCAAATGAAATAACAGCCTATGCCACAGATGCCGCTGTGAATCACGGCAAAGAGTGGAATGGTTTTAAGGTTGTGGAAGGTCGCTCTGTTCGCAAATACAAAGATGAAGATGCCATCGCAGAAAAAGCTGTGGCAAGCGGATTTAAGGACATTTACCGTAAGAGCCTAATCCCTATGACAGAGATGCAGAAGCTGATGGGTAAAGCCAAATTTGAGGAAATACTCGGTGACCTCATTTATAAACCACCGGGCAAGCCGACTCTTGTTCCCAACTCGGATAAAAGACCGGCTATGAACGTAGCAGATGCAAAAAACGAATTTAACGAAATTATGGAGGATTAA
- a CDS encoding rRNA biogenesis protein rrp5: MSKVKLLLDVVNDMRSLADSIQAVCDAMTETDSAFKEVPATKTETAKEPDIPIEKVRMVLAEKSQLGFTAEVRGLIQKYGADKLSAVDKAYYADILKDAEVLGNG; the protein is encoded by the coding sequence TTGAGCAAAGTAAAGTTACTGCTTGATGTGGTAAATGATATGCGAAGTCTTGCAGACAGCATACAGGCAGTTTGTGATGCAATGACGGAAACTGATTCCGCTTTCAAAGAAGTGCCTGCCACAAAGACAGAAACAGCAAAAGAGCCGGATATCCCAATTGAAAAAGTGCGTATGGTGCTTGCCGAAAAGAGCCAGCTTGGATTTACTGCCGAAGTGCGAGGACTCATTCAGAAGTATGGTGCCGACAAGTTAAGTGCCGTTGACAAGGCTTATTATGCTGACATCTTGAAAGATGCGGAGGTTCTTGGCAATGGGTAA
- a CDS encoding N-acetylmuramoyl-L-alanine amidase: MRLRKLILTNNACFKAGKTITPKGIMVHSTGANNPWLKRYVGPDDGLLGKNQYNNHWNQDKPGGRQVCVHAFIGKLADGTIATYQTLPWNHRGWHGGSGSKGSVNDTHIGFEICEDGLSDSTYFDKVYREAVELCVHLCKLYGLTEKNIICHSEGHKLGIASNHADVMHWFPKHGKSMDTFRADVKNALNPVNPSPKAEDILYRVRKSWNDAKSQKGAYKLLENAKRCADTNSGYSVFDEDGQIIYSGKSAPTYEIYTVVKGDSLWKIAKEKLGNGERYTEIKALNGLTTNIIYAGQKLKIPN, translated from the coding sequence ATGCGATTACGAAAATTAATACTTACAAATAACGCTTGCTTTAAAGCAGGTAAAACCATAACTCCCAAAGGAATTATGGTGCACTCCACCGGGGCAAATAATCCATGGCTCAAGCGATATGTTGGCCCGGATGACGGCTTGCTCGGAAAGAACCAATACAACAATCACTGGAATCAAGATAAGCCAGGTGGCCGTCAAGTTTGCGTTCATGCCTTTATTGGTAAGCTTGCGGATGGAACCATCGCTACTTATCAAACCCTGCCTTGGAATCATCGTGGTTGGCATGGAGGCTCCGGCTCGAAAGGCTCGGTCAACGATACCCATATAGGCTTTGAGATTTGCGAGGACGGTCTTTCGGACAGCACCTATTTTGACAAGGTGTACCGAGAGGCCGTCGAACTTTGTGTACATCTTTGCAAGCTCTATGGTTTAACCGAAAAGAACATCATCTGCCACAGCGAGGGTCACAAGCTGGGCATTGCCAGCAATCATGCCGATGTGATGCACTGGTTTCCTAAACATGGTAAGAGTATGGACACCTTTCGAGCGGATGTAAAGAATGCACTAAACCCCGTTAACCCATCCCCTAAAGCGGAGGATATTTTATATAGGGTGAGAAAGAGTTGGAATGATGCCAAATCTCAAAAGGGTGCATATAAGTTGTTGGAAAATGCCAAGCGTTGTGCAGATACCAACTCCGGATACTCTGTCTTTGATGAGGATGGACAAATTATATACTCAGGAAAATCTGCTCCGACATATGAAATATATACCGTAGTTAAGGGTGACTCACTTTGGAAGATTGCTAAAGAAAAGCTTGGCAATGGTGAAAGATATACGGAGATTAAGGCACTCAACGGTCTAACTACAAATATCATCTATGCCGGACAGAAATTGAAAATTCCTAATTAA
- a CDS encoding holin family protein, translated as MKEMWNWIQLAFAAVGGFLGWFLGGLDGFLYALIAFVVIDYLTGVLCAIIDKKLSSEIGAKGIFKKVLIFVMVGVAHILDTQILGSAGENGGVLRTAVIFFYLSNEGVSILENAGHIGLPIPEKLKEVLKQLHGRDEEPPKSGDGI; from the coding sequence ATGAAAGAGATGTGGAACTGGATACAGTTAGCCTTTGCAGCTGTTGGCGGATTTCTTGGATGGTTTCTGGGTGGACTTGATGGATTCCTTTATGCACTGATTGCTTTTGTTGTTATAGATTATCTGACAGGTGTTCTATGTGCAATTATTGATAAAAAGCTATCCAGTGAAATCGGTGCTAAAGGAATTTTCAAAAAGGTACTTATCTTTGTGATGGTAGGTGTTGCCCATATTCTTGATACGCAGATACTGGGTAGTGCTGGTGAAAATGGTGGTGTACTTCGAACGGCAGTAATCTTCTTCTACTTAAGTAATGAAGGTGTTTCTATTTTGGAGAATGCCGGACATATTGGACTGCCTATCCCAGAAAAATTAAAAGAGGTTCTAAAACAGCTACATGGACGTGATGAGGAACCTCCTAAGTCGGGTGATGGAATATGA
- a CDS encoding siphovirus ReqiPepy6 Gp37-like family protein: protein MELFIYNSNRELVGIVESFEYLRWTRRYSQCGSFELKAIATQENTALLKEGNIIWKNDDEEAGIIEHLELSQTEQEIITASGRFATSFLTRRILWQTEKLSGDISICVEQLINNNLINPSDVARKINGISFSSPNLGIPVSTQISYRNLMDVVTELCEASEVGIKTVFTPATGIFTVKLYMGSESQAVFSKEYENLTEQIYTISAADYANTALVGGEGEGADRTFVAIASGSGEARHEIFVDAKDLRADDFGADYIDTLIFRGQSKLNDQAIRYTFDTSVNPHGNLTYKLDFDLGQTVKVISKAWGVSMTTRITEIEETYDADGQSISVVFGKAELTIAQRIRSDMSQVKTAISAPTGISEVTEALGIVEEALGDVEGTLGEVEGSLSTVEETLGDLMVVNPKIKGDNFADTINNLFGKIPALEINVGAGTVSVGQYALHNMVPGDAFYFTSYNGNKFSDQPSDDGHVFLVKHNGDNTGNGYQRAMGFFVSRNTMTFYVISVFVFNNPAGQANWLNINNESITTARIANGAVTTAKMAQEANTSLTYSLGSGVTIGSNMSFVNKGVVSIGMQINVGASGVASGGTILSMTNVNFYPYSTVRAVATAVGGSGTSMPITINTSGVVANAAGSTLPTGFYMISCSYARA from the coding sequence ATGGAACTGTTTATCTACAATTCAAACCGAGAGCTTGTGGGCATTGTGGAATCTTTTGAATACCTGCGTTGGACACGGCGTTACTCCCAGTGTGGTTCCTTTGAGTTAAAAGCCATAGCAACACAGGAGAATACTGCACTCTTAAAAGAAGGAAATATCATTTGGAAGAACGATGATGAGGAAGCCGGTATTATTGAGCATCTGGAATTGTCTCAAACCGAGCAGGAAATCATCACTGCAAGCGGTCGCTTTGCTACATCATTTCTTACCCGACGTATTCTATGGCAGACGGAAAAGCTATCCGGTGACATTTCAATTTGTGTGGAGCAACTGATTAATAATAATCTTATCAATCCTTCTGATGTAGCAAGGAAAATTAATGGGATATCATTCTCGTCTCCAAACTTGGGCATACCCGTTAGTACCCAGATATCTTATCGGAATCTGATGGATGTGGTGACAGAATTATGTGAGGCTTCAGAAGTTGGCATCAAGACTGTGTTCACTCCTGCAACAGGAATTTTTACCGTAAAGCTTTATATGGGTTCAGAGTCACAAGCAGTGTTCTCCAAAGAGTACGAGAACCTAACTGAACAAATTTATACTATAAGTGCCGCTGACTATGCAAACACTGCTCTTGTCGGAGGCGAAGGTGAAGGTGCAGACCGGACATTTGTAGCCATTGCAAGTGGCTCCGGAGAGGCACGACATGAAATTTTTGTTGATGCAAAGGATCTGCGTGCTGATGATTTCGGAGCAGATTATATTGATACACTGATTTTTCGTGGTCAGAGCAAACTGAATGACCAGGCAATTCGTTATACCTTCGACACTTCGGTTAATCCTCACGGAAATCTGACATACAAGCTAGACTTCGACCTTGGGCAGACTGTCAAAGTCATTTCCAAGGCCTGGGGAGTATCGATGACAACACGCATTACCGAGATTGAAGAAACCTATGATGCTGACGGTCAAAGCATTAGCGTGGTCTTTGGAAAGGCTGAGCTAACAATAGCGCAGAGAATTCGCTCGGACATGAGCCAAGTTAAAACAGCAATTTCTGCTCCGACTGGTATTTCTGAAGTGACGGAAGCGCTGGGCATTGTGGAAGAAGCACTGGGTGATGTGGAGGGAACATTAGGTGAAGTGGAAGGGTCGCTTAGTACTGTAGAGGAAACCTTAGGGGATTTGATGGTAGTAAACCCTAAAATTAAGGGTGATAATTTTGCGGATACCATTAACAACCTGTTTGGAAAGATCCCCGCACTTGAAATTAACGTAGGTGCAGGTACTGTATCGGTCGGTCAATATGCTCTACATAATATGGTACCCGGAGACGCCTTTTACTTTACTTCGTACAACGGTAACAAATTCAGCGATCAGCCAAGTGATGACGGCCATGTCTTTCTGGTAAAGCACAACGGAGACAACACGGGAAACGGCTATCAGCGTGCAATGGGTTTCTTTGTATCCCGTAATACCATGACATTTTATGTGATTTCAGTTTTCGTGTTCAATAACCCGGCTGGTCAGGCTAACTGGCTCAACATCAATAATGAATCAATAACTACGGCAAGGATTGCAAACGGTGCTGTGACTACCGCAAAAATGGCTCAGGAAGCTAATACCTCACTCACCTATTCGCTCGGAAGTGGTGTAACCATAGGTTCAAATATGTCATTTGTAAATAAGGGAGTTGTTTCAATCGGAATGCAGATTAACGTGGGTGCTTCGGGAGTCGCTTCCGGCGGCACGATTCTATCAATGACAAATGTGAACTTTTACCCTTACTCGACGGTACGAGCTGTGGCAACTGCGGTGGGTGGCAGTGGTACCAGTATGCCGATTACAATTAACACAAGCGGTGTGGTGGCGAACGCTGCTGGTTCCACACTGCCTACGGGTTTTTATATGATATCTTGCTCTTATGCGAGAGCTTAA
- a CDS encoding phage tail family protein, which yields MELTYINADGKSITLKQSRPYFLTKIDGTGNIRQTVNTFKAPDQDGAFYISSTLDMRNITIEGTVVADNPSDAYERRQRFLQIFSPKLLGTLQYRERKISCVVEEAGFSVSTRQRIPNFFVSLLCPSPFFETLDEVREELASWIPLLEFELEIPMSGMEFGMRQPSQIITVENIGDVSCGCEIVFRALGTVTNPELLKIDTGEYIRLLTTMNAGDELRVYTHFSGKRVVSINGTVVTNAFSLLDTDSVFFQLSAGLNTLRYDASVNMELLEVSIYFRPQFLGV from the coding sequence ATGGAATTAACTTATATAAATGCAGATGGCAAAAGTATCACGCTTAAACAAAGCCGTCCGTACTTTCTTACCAAGATAGATGGCACTGGCAACATACGTCAGACCGTCAACACTTTCAAGGCACCGGATCAAGACGGTGCTTTTTATATTTCGTCCACACTGGATATGCGAAACATAACAATTGAAGGAACGGTTGTTGCTGATAATCCTAGTGATGCCTATGAACGAAGGCAGAGGTTTCTTCAAATATTCAGCCCTAAGCTACTGGGGACTCTTCAATATAGGGAACGGAAAATCTCATGTGTTGTTGAGGAAGCAGGATTTAGTGTTTCTACTCGGCAAAGAATACCGAATTTCTTTGTAAGCCTGCTTTGTCCCTCCCCTTTCTTCGAGACATTGGATGAGGTAAGAGAGGAACTGGCATCTTGGATACCTTTACTTGAATTTGAACTGGAGATACCAATGAGCGGTATGGAGTTTGGAATGCGCCAGCCAAGTCAAATCATTACGGTGGAAAACATCGGTGATGTGTCCTGTGGATGTGAAATTGTGTTCCGAGCTCTGGGTACTGTTACAAACCCCGAACTTTTAAAGATTGACACCGGTGAATACATTCGGCTACTCACTACAATGAATGCCGGAGATGAACTTCGTGTTTATACCCATTTTTCGGGTAAGCGTGTAGTCAGCATCAATGGAACGGTGGTAACAAATGCATTCTCCTTGCTGGACACCGATTCAGTGTTCTTTCAGCTTTCCGCAGGCCTTAACACACTGCGCTACGATGCTTCAGTTAATATGGAACTGTTAGAAGTCAGTATTTATTTTCGTCCGCAGTTTCTGGGGGTGTAA
- a CDS encoding phage tail protein — MADNFGLKIGVEGEREFKKALSEINQSFKVLGSEMTLVTSQFDKNDKSIQSVTARNAVLNKEIDAQKEKISTLKAALDNASSSFGENDRRTQNWQIQLNKAQAELNGMERELEESTIEADNLGDELDDSGKSAEDAGGRFEKLGGVLKGIGVAMGAVAVAAGAAAIKLGKEVVQQFGELEQNLGGSEAVFGAYAASIQKTGEEAYRNLGVSQSEYLATANKMGALFQGSGIQQQKSLELTEKAMQRAADMASVMGIDMSSAMEAVTGAAKGNFTMMDNLGVAMNATNIQAYALAKGLDFTWNTATQAEKAEIAMQMFFENTEQYAGNFARESTQTITGSIGLLQAALGSFTAGLGNANADMTNLTENLVDAFKAVVENIVPVLENIVAALPTATGAILSAVADLLPMLLELVTSIFTQVLETILNLLPELIPAAVSALMTIVGALIDNLPLLINAAIELVTALVEGIGIALPQLIPAAISAVTKIVQGLIENLPMLLDAALQLIIGLAQGLVDAIPQLVSALPAIIEAVVDFLIESIPEIIDAGIQLLTSLVTALPTIITAVVEAIPQIIDSIISAVIGSIPLIIDAGIRLLISLIQALPQIITTVVGAIPKIVSSLVNAIIGNIDKIVLAGVQLFVSLIANLPRIIVEVVKAVPQIISGLVRAFTGYIGQMAQVGGNLIKGLWNGISDAGAWLWNKISGFFGNVVSKIKNFFGIKSPSALFAGIGHNMGEGIGVGFEDAMAAVSRDMQNAVPTNFDLNYKGLSGQGSTNGTSITQNLSVVTPKALSEKELAREFKNLSRKLALEL; from the coding sequence ATGGCAGACAATTTCGGTTTAAAGATAGGTGTCGAGGGCGAGCGTGAATTTAAGAAGGCTCTCTCCGAAATAAATCAATCATTTAAGGTGCTGGGCAGTGAAATGACCCTTGTTACCAGCCAGTTTGATAAAAACGATAAATCCATACAGTCAGTCACCGCTCGGAATGCGGTTCTGAATAAAGAAATTGATGCACAGAAAGAGAAGATTTCCACACTCAAGGCTGCTCTTGATAATGCCTCCTCCTCTTTCGGCGAAAATGACCGCCGTACCCAAAACTGGCAGATTCAGCTGAACAAGGCACAAGCTGAGCTGAACGGTATGGAGCGTGAACTTGAAGAGTCCACAATCGAAGCGGATAATCTCGGCGATGAATTGGACGATTCCGGCAAAAGTGCAGAAGATGCCGGTGGCAGGTTTGAGAAACTCGGTGGTGTGCTTAAGGGCATTGGTGTGGCGATGGGTGCAGTTGCCGTTGCTGCCGGAGCAGCCGCTATTAAGTTAGGCAAAGAGGTTGTTCAGCAATTTGGAGAGCTGGAACAAAACCTTGGTGGCTCTGAAGCTGTATTCGGTGCATACGCTGCATCAATTCAGAAAACTGGTGAGGAAGCCTATAGGAACCTCGGTGTCTCCCAAAGTGAGTACCTCGCCACTGCCAATAAAATGGGTGCATTGTTCCAAGGCTCTGGTATACAACAACAGAAAAGTCTTGAACTAACTGAAAAGGCCATGCAACGTGCTGCGGACATGGCATCTGTTATGGGTATTGATATGTCCTCTGCGATGGAAGCAGTCACAGGTGCGGCGAAAGGCAACTTCACCATGATGGATAACCTTGGAGTTGCCATGAATGCAACTAATATCCAAGCCTATGCCCTCGCAAAGGGTCTGGATTTTACTTGGAATACCGCAACACAAGCGGAAAAAGCCGAAATCGCCATGCAGATGTTTTTTGAGAATACGGAGCAATATGCCGGCAACTTCGCCCGTGAATCAACGCAAACAATTACTGGTTCCATTGGATTGTTACAAGCCGCACTTGGCTCTTTTACGGCAGGACTGGGCAATGCCAATGCCGACATGACAAATTTGACTGAGAATCTTGTTGATGCTTTCAAGGCAGTGGTGGAAAACATTGTACCAGTGCTTGAAAATATCGTGGCGGCTTTACCTACAGCGACAGGGGCAATTTTATCGGCAGTTGCCGACCTGCTTCCAATGCTCCTTGAATTAGTCACAAGCATTTTCACGCAAGTATTAGAAACGATTTTAAACCTCTTACCGGAACTGATTCCAGCGGCAGTTAGTGCTTTAATGACGATTGTGGGTGCTTTGATTGATAATCTTCCACTGCTCATAAATGCGGCAATAGAACTGGTCACTGCTCTTGTGGAGGGTATTGGCATAGCTTTACCGCAGCTCATCCCAGCAGCGATTTCGGCGGTTACGAAGATTGTTCAAGGCTTGATTGAGAACCTGCCAATGCTGCTGGATGCGGCTTTGCAGTTGATTATAGGATTAGCACAGGGCTTAGTTGACGCAATACCTCAGCTTGTTTCTGCCTTGCCTGCCATCATCGAAGCCGTGGTGGATTTTCTGATTGAATCCATCCCGGAGATTATCGATGCGGGCATTCAGCTATTGACTTCGTTGGTTACAGCGTTACCGACAATTATTACGGCAGTTGTGGAAGCAATACCGCAAATCATCGACAGTATAATCAGTGCAGTCATTGGGTCGATTCCTTTGATTATTGATGCAGGTATCCGGCTTTTGATATCGCTAATTCAGGCGCTCCCACAGATTATTACTACTGTAGTAGGTGCGATTCCGAAGATTGTTTCTTCACTGGTCAATGCCATTATTGGGAACATCGATAAGATTGTTTTGGCCGGTGTTCAGCTGTTTGTGTCATTGATTGCAAACCTGCCAAGGATAATCGTAGAGGTTGTTAAAGCAGTTCCGCAGATCATCTCGGGACTGGTCAGAGCCTTCACTGGTTATATCGGTCAAATGGCACAAGTGGGTGGCAATTTGATTAAAGGTTTGTGGAATGGTATTTCAGACGCAGGTGCTTGGTTATGGAATAAAATCTCTGGGTTTTTCGGTAATGTGGTATCGAAGATTAAAAACTTCTTCGGTATCAAATCCCCCTCAGCTTTGTTTGCCGGAATTGGCCACAACATGGGTGAAGGCATCGGTGTGGGCTTCGAGGATGCAATGGCAGCAGTTTCAAGGGATATGCAAAATGCAGTACCTACAAACTTTGATTTGAATTACAAAGGATTATCCGGGCAAGGCAGCACTAACGGCACAAGCATCACGCAAAATCTTTCTGTGGTGACACCAAAGGCTCTATCAGAAAAAGAACTGGCACGGGAATTTAAGAATCTGTCCCGTAAATTGGCACTTGAATTATAA
- a CDS encoding major tail protein — translation MATIGLDRLYYSKITEDSNGEETYAVPSVLAKAITAELSVELVEAILYADDGAAEVVKDFNSGTLTLGVDDIGPTVAADLTGASTDDNGVLISASENVGTPVAVGFRAQKANGTYRYFWLYRVKFGLPATNLQTKADSITFSTPTIEGTVMRRNKLDGMGKHPWKAEVTEGDAGVSSTTITGWFTEVYEPVYTPEP, via the coding sequence ATGGCAACTATCGGTCTTGATAGACTGTACTATTCAAAGATAACCGAAGATTCCAACGGTGAAGAAACCTACGCTGTACCTTCGGTGCTTGCTAAGGCCATCACCGCTGAACTTTCGGTGGAACTGGTTGAAGCAATTTTATATGCGGATGACGGTGCTGCAGAAGTTGTAAAAGATTTTAACAGCGGTACTCTTACCCTCGGCGTGGATGACATTGGACCCACAGTCGCTGCGGATTTAACCGGTGCATCAACCGATGACAATGGTGTGCTGATCTCTGCCAGTGAGAATGTGGGTACACCCGTTGCTGTGGGCTTCAGAGCGCAAAAGGCAAACGGAACATATCGCTATTTTTGGCTCTATCGTGTGAAGTTCGGCTTACCTGCGACCAACCTGCAGACAAAGGCGGATTCTATCACCTTCTCTACACCAACCATCGAAGGAACGGTTATGCGCCGTAACAAACTGGATGGCATGGGCAAACACCCATGGAAAGCAGAGGTCACTGAAGGTGACGCAGGTGTTTCATCGACCACCATCACCGGTTGGTTTACTGAAGTTTATGAGCCGGTATATACACCGGAACCATAG
- a CDS encoding HK97 gp10 family phage protein: protein MAKVNVKMPEEFLLKVSRLADRTDVILPKVLEAGGEVVLDKVKGNLRDVVGKDTKYPSRSTGELISSLGLSDAKQDRDGNFNVKVGFAEPRSDGESNAKIASIIEYGKHGQPAKPFLKPARTASRKSCTNAMIAKLEEEISKI from the coding sequence ATGGCAAAAGTTAATGTAAAGATGCCGGAGGAATTTCTTTTAAAGGTATCCCGGTTAGCTGACCGGACGGATGTCATTCTTCCAAAGGTTTTAGAAGCCGGTGGTGAGGTGGTACTGGATAAAGTCAAAGGAAATCTGAGAGATGTAGTTGGTAAGGATACGAAATACCCATCAAGGAGTACCGGTGAGCTTATATCTTCATTAGGACTATCAGATGCAAAGCAGGATAGAGACGGTAACTTCAATGTAAAAGTCGGCTTCGCGGAGCCAAGGTCTGATGGAGAGAGTAATGCAAAAATTGCAAGCATTATTGAATATGGAAAGCACGGTCAGCCTGCAAAACCTTTCTTGAAACCAGCGAGAACTGCATCCAGGAAATCTTGTACTAATGCAATGATAGCCAAGCTGGAGGAGGAGATCAGTAAGATATGA
- a CDS encoding head-tail adaptor protein, which translates to MSFGKMNTFIDIISTVPVKDAEGFAKKGDNILASLRAYKEDRHGSERWTNMASFSTATSLFRFRKISGLKVTTEMVIVCEDGRYQILSVEDVRGRGMYIEVLAEKLESTVR; encoded by the coding sequence ATGAGTTTTGGGAAAATGAACACTTTCATCGATATCATCAGCACAGTACCTGTCAAGGATGCGGAAGGTTTCGCTAAAAAAGGTGATAACATACTCGCAAGCTTAAGAGCCTATAAGGAAGATAGACACGGCAGTGAACGATGGACAAATATGGCTTCATTTTCCACTGCAACATCACTGTTTCGGTTTAGGAAAATCTCCGGACTTAAGGTTACAACCGAAATGGTCATAGTATGCGAAGATGGAAGATACCAGATTTTAAGTGTTGAGGATGTAAGAGGCCGTGGAATGTATATTGAGGTTTTGGCAGAAAAGCTGGAATCGACTGTGAGGTGA
- a CDS encoding head-tail connector protein has protein sequence MTTDNLLPKVKANLIMSHDADDGLLLHYIKAAVSYAESYQHVAEGYYTENPMPPTTEQAIIMLASHFYESRDGSTAGFFADSVQAGQQVWNTINLLLRLDRDWKV, from the coding sequence ATGACAACGGATAATCTTCTGCCTAAAGTAAAAGCAAACTTAATTATGTCGCATGATGCAGACGACGGCCTTCTGTTACATTACATCAAAGCGGCTGTCTCCTATGCGGAGAGTTACCAACATGTCGCTGAAGGCTATTACACGGAAAACCCAATGCCACCTACTACTGAACAGGCAATAATCATGCTGGCGAGCCATTTCTATGAAAGCAGAGATGGCTCAACGGCTGGTTTCTTTGCCGATAGTGTGCAAGCAGGTCAGCAGGTATGGAACACGATAAACCTACTTCTACGGCTTGACCGGGATTGGAAGGTGTGA
- a CDS encoding head fiber protein → MSYNTKNYTEQGGDKTVIGGTLEIKQEASVTGLPISENQADSTATDVAGLVTDFNALLAKLKAAGLMAADE, encoded by the coding sequence ATGAGCTACAACACAAAGAATTACACCGAACAGGGCGGCGATAAAACCGTCATTGGTGGAACGTTAGAGATTAAACAGGAGGCCTCGGTAACGGGGCTTCCTATTTCAGAGAATCAAGCAGATAGCACTGCTACCGATGTAGCAGGTCTGGTCACAGATTTCAATGCTCTGCTTGCTAAGCTAAAAGCGGCTGGTTTGATGGCGGCAGACGAATAA